One window of the Lysobacter sp. S4-A87 genome contains the following:
- a CDS encoding (Fe-S)-binding protein, with translation MPAAFPPPALRQADPLVALADRCVQCGLCLPACPTYGQARIESESPRGRIALVRAWAVGTIEATDSGEAHLDHCLGCRSCESVCPAGVQYGQLLTQARARQRQRRAPAWQQRWIEALAGRPRLLEGLLDFYRLAHPWLPARLRRLPAPPPALHREARPHAETSVALFAGCVARPYESALRRGLIDCFAALGVEIAEPTAQTCCGSLHAHAGNEAAASALARKNRDAFAGADTVLTLASGCHESVATSLDGQSRVVDAIEYLEEQVRARAPDLRWRRCDERVALHLPCTQRNVVRSVASLRRLLAAVPGLQVIELDRGLGCCGAAGVQMLGDPQRAGEFRAPLLQQLSEIGATRLLSANIGCRLHLAAAASVPVQHPLEFLAGLVEVAPSSVPPAASG, from the coding sequence ATGCCAGCCGCCTTCCCGCCCCCTGCCCTGCGCCAGGCCGACCCTCTGGTGGCATTGGCTGACCGCTGCGTGCAATGCGGCCTGTGCCTGCCGGCCTGCCCCACTTATGGACAGGCCCGCATAGAGAGCGAGTCGCCGCGGGGCCGTATCGCCCTGGTCAGGGCCTGGGCCGTCGGCACGATCGAGGCGACCGACAGCGGTGAAGCCCATCTGGACCACTGCCTGGGGTGCCGCAGCTGCGAGTCGGTGTGTCCGGCGGGCGTGCAGTATGGCCAATTGCTCACGCAGGCGCGCGCCCGGCAGCGGCAGCGTCGCGCGCCGGCATGGCAGCAGCGCTGGATCGAAGCCCTGGCCGGTCGGCCGCGGTTGCTGGAGGGGTTGCTGGACTTCTATCGCCTCGCCCATCCATGGCTGCCGGCACGCTTGCGCCGACTGCCAGCACCGCCGCCTGCGCTCCATCGCGAAGCCCGACCGCACGCGGAAACTTCCGTCGCCCTGTTTGCCGGTTGCGTGGCCCGCCCCTATGAATCCGCTTTGCGCCGGGGCCTGATCGACTGTTTCGCAGCGCTTGGCGTCGAAATCGCCGAGCCGACCGCGCAGACCTGCTGCGGCAGCCTGCATGCCCATGCCGGCAACGAAGCTGCCGCGTCGGCACTGGCCCGGAAGAACCGCGATGCCTTCGCCGGTGCCGACACGGTGCTGACGCTTGCCAGTGGTTGCCACGAATCGGTGGCCACCTCGCTCGACGGGCAATCGCGGGTGGTCGATGCGATCGAATACCTCGAGGAACAGGTTCGCGCCCGTGCACCGGACCTGCGCTGGCGCCGCTGCGACGAGCGCGTCGCCCTGCACCTGCCGTGCACGCAGCGCAATGTCGTGCGCTCGGTCGCGTCGCTGCGGCGCCTGCTTGCGGCGGTACCGGGCCTGCAGGTGATCGAACTCGACCGCGGCCTGGGCTGTTGCGGCGCCGCCGGCGTGCAGATGCTGGGCGACCCGCAGCGCGCCGGGGAATTCCGTGCGCCGCTGCTGCAGCAGCTGAGTGAAATTGGTGCGACTCGCCTGCTCAGCGCCAACATCGGCTGTCGCCTGCACCTGGCCGCCGCGGCGTCCGTCCCGGTGCAGCACCCGCTCGAGTTCCTTGCCGGACTGGTCGAGGTGGCACCTTCATCGGTCCCTCCCGCGGCGTCCGGGTAA
- the rplM gene encoding 50S ribosomal protein L13: protein MKTFTAKNETVQRDWYVVNAEGKTLGRLASELARRLRGKHKPVFTPHVDTGDYLIVINAEKIAVTGNKLADKQYHRFTGYIGNLKTETLAQALERHPERVIETAVKGMLPKNPLGRAMYRKLKVYKGSEHPHAAQQPQQLDI from the coding sequence ATGAAGACTTTTACCGCCAAAAACGAGACCGTCCAGCGTGACTGGTACGTGGTCAACGCCGAGGGCAAGACCCTGGGCCGCCTGGCCTCCGAGCTCGCCCGCCGCCTGCGCGGCAAGCACAAGCCGGTTTTCACCCCGCACGTCGATACGGGTGACTACCTCATTGTGATCAACGCCGAAAAGATTGCCGTCACCGGCAACAAGCTCGCCGACAAGCAGTACCACCGCTTCACCGGCTACATCGGCAACCTGAAGACCGAGACCCTCGCCCAGGCGCTTGAGCGCCACCCCGAGCGCGTCATCGAGACCGCCGTCAAGGGCATGCTGCCGAAGAATCCGCTCGGCCGTGCCATGTACCGCAAGCTCAAGGTCTACAAGGGCTCCGAGCATCCGCACGCCGCCCAGCAGCCGCAGCAGCTGGATATCTAA
- the rpsI gene encoding 30S ribosomal protein S9, with the protein MAIQQNYGTGRRKSSTARVFLRKGAGNITVNQRPLDEFFGRETARMIVRQPLELTQSTDKFDIVVTVAGGGITGQAGAIRLGISRALVEYDDTLKSELRKAGFMTRDAREVERKKVGLHKARRASQFSKR; encoded by the coding sequence ATGGCAATCCAGCAGAACTACGGCACCGGCCGCCGCAAGTCCTCCACCGCCCGCGTGTTCCTGCGCAAGGGTGCTGGCAACATCACCGTCAACCAGCGCCCGCTGGATGAGTTCTTCGGTCGCGAGACCGCGCGCATGATCGTGCGCCAGCCGCTTGAGCTGACCCAGTCGACCGACAAGTTCGACATCGTGGTCACCGTGGCCGGCGGCGGCATCACCGGCCAGGCCGGTGCGATCCGCTTGGGCATCTCGCGCGCCCTGGTCGAGTACGACGACACCCTGAAGTCCGAGCTGCGCAAGGCTGGCTTCATGACCCGCGACGCCCGTGAAGTCGAGCGTAAGAAGGTCGGCCTGCACAAGGCACGTCGCGCAAGCCAGTTCTCCAAGCGCTAA
- a CDS encoding fumarylacetoacetate hydrolase family protein: protein MKLGSLKEGGRDGTLVVVSRDLTRAVRATGIAATMQRALEDWSNTAPRLNALYDDLNAGNAESAFDVDLAALAAPLPRAYEFVDGSAYLPHVERVRRARGAEVPESFYSDPLMYQAVSAGFYGPRDPVRVPSEDYGIDLEAEVVVVTDDVPMAATPAQAAAHIQLVGLVNDVSLRNLIPNELAKGFGFLQSKPRSALSPVFVTPDELGQAWQDSKVHLALTTHINGEWFGAPEAGVDMQFSFAQLVAHAAKTRPLSAGTIVGSGTVANEDTSLGASCFAEKRTVETLEHGKPLTPFMSFGDVVRIEMFSRDGESVFGAIEQRIERAG from the coding sequence ATGAAGCTTGGTTCCCTGAAGGAAGGCGGTCGTGACGGCACGCTGGTCGTGGTTTCGCGCGATCTGACGCGCGCCGTGCGTGCCACCGGCATCGCCGCGACGATGCAGCGTGCGCTCGAGGACTGGTCCAACACCGCCCCGCGCCTGAACGCCCTTTACGACGACCTCAATGCCGGCAATGCCGAAAGCGCCTTCGACGTCGACCTGGCCGCGCTGGCCGCACCGTTGCCGCGCGCCTACGAGTTCGTCGATGGCTCGGCCTACCTGCCGCACGTCGAGCGCGTCCGCCGCGCCCGCGGCGCCGAGGTGCCGGAAAGTTTTTACAGCGACCCGCTGATGTACCAGGCGGTCAGCGCCGGCTTCTACGGTCCGCGCGATCCGGTGCGCGTGCCGAGCGAGGACTACGGCATCGACCTGGAAGCCGAAGTGGTGGTCGTGACCGATGACGTCCCGATGGCGGCGACGCCTGCGCAGGCCGCCGCGCACATCCAGCTGGTCGGCCTGGTCAATGACGTCTCGCTGCGCAACCTGATCCCGAACGAGCTCGCCAAGGGCTTCGGCTTCCTGCAGTCCAAGCCGCGTTCGGCGTTGAGCCCGGTGTTCGTCACTCCCGACGAGCTCGGCCAGGCCTGGCAGGACAGCAAGGTGCACCTGGCGCTGACCACGCACATCAATGGCGAATGGTTCGGTGCGCCGGAGGCAGGCGTGGACATGCAGTTCAGTTTTGCCCAGCTGGTCGCGCACGCTGCCAAGACCCGTCCGCTGTCGGCCGGCACCATCGTCGGCTCCGGCACGGTCGCCAACGAGGACACGTCCCTGGGTGCGTCGTGCTTCGCCGAGAAGCGCACTGTCGAAACGCTCGAGCATGGCAAGCCGCTGACGCCGTTCATGAGCTTCGGCGACGTGGTCCGCATCGAGATGTTCTCGCGTGATGGCGAAAGCGTGTTCGGCGCGATCGAGCAGCGCATCGAGCGCGCCGGCTGA
- the maiA gene encoding maleylacetoacetate isomerase — MAEQLRLYSYWRSSAAYRVRIGLNLKGLAYDTVPVHLLREGGEQHTAAFREANPQGLVPVLQHGDRLMRQSVAILEYLDETWPQPPLLPASARDRQRVRALAQLVACDIHPLNNLRVLRYFDRSWHVPQPERDNWVLHWIEEGFTALEAMLADHPSTGRFCEGDLPTLADCCLVPQVYNARRFGVDLAKYPTIVRIEQACLALPAFDEARPERQPDAPEEVVA, encoded by the coding sequence GTGGCAGAGCAACTGCGGCTGTATTCGTACTGGCGCTCCAGCGCGGCCTATCGCGTCCGGATCGGCCTCAACCTGAAAGGGCTCGCCTACGACACCGTGCCCGTGCACCTGCTGCGCGAAGGCGGCGAACAACACACGGCGGCCTTCCGCGAGGCCAATCCGCAGGGGCTGGTGCCGGTGCTGCAGCATGGCGATCGCCTGATGCGGCAGTCGGTGGCAATCCTGGAATACCTCGACGAAACCTGGCCGCAGCCACCGCTGCTGCCGGCGTCGGCGCGCGACCGCCAGCGCGTGCGCGCACTGGCGCAGCTGGTCGCCTGCGACATCCATCCGCTCAACAACCTGCGCGTGCTGCGCTATTTCGACCGCAGCTGGCACGTGCCGCAGCCGGAGCGCGACAACTGGGTGCTGCACTGGATCGAAGAAGGGTTCACCGCGCTGGAGGCGATGCTGGCCGACCATCCGTCGACCGGACGCTTCTGCGAAGGCGATCTGCCGACCCTGGCCGACTGCTGCCTGGTGCCACAGGTCTACAACGCGCGCCGATTCGGCGTGGACCTGGCGAAGTACCCGACGATTGTGCGGATCGAGCAGGCCTGCCTGGCGCTACCGGCGTTCGACGAGGCCAGGCCGGAACGGCAGCCCGATGCGCCGGAGGAAGTGGTGGCGTAA
- a CDS encoding PilT/PilU family type 4a pilus ATPase, giving the protein MDIGYFLKLMTEKNASDMFLTTGAPVYIKVEGRLYPLGNTGLPPGMVKKIAYSLMDEGQVPLFERDLELNMALALPEAGRFRINVFKQRGEVGMVIRAIRSVIPSIEELQLPQVLKDIIMAPRGLVLIVGSTGSGKSTTLASMIDYRNSNISGHILTIEDPIEYLHKHKKSIVNQREVGLDTHAFHNALKNAMREAPDVILIGEILDATTMEAAIAFAETGHLCLATLHSNNADQTLERILNFFPEAAHKNVLMNLALNLRAVVSQRLVVGSDGRRLPASEVLINTPHVRDLMRRGQVHEIKQAMEASLEEGMESFDQCLFRLHKEGRIDMEEALKAADSREGLSLKFRLSEGATGEHDPYAEVYDAVTQ; this is encoded by the coding sequence ATGGACATCGGCTATTTCCTGAAGCTGATGACGGAAAAGAATGCGTCAGACATGTTCCTGACGACCGGCGCGCCGGTGTACATCAAGGTCGAAGGCCGCCTGTACCCGCTGGGCAATACCGGCCTGCCTCCGGGCATGGTCAAGAAGATCGCCTACTCGCTGATGGACGAGGGGCAGGTGCCGCTGTTCGAGCGGGACCTCGAACTCAACATGGCCCTGGCCCTGCCCGAAGCCGGCCGCTTCCGCATCAACGTGTTCAAGCAGCGCGGCGAAGTCGGCATGGTGATCCGTGCCATCCGCAGCGTGATTCCCTCGATCGAGGAATTGCAGCTGCCGCAGGTGCTCAAGGACATCATCATGGCCCCGCGCGGCCTGGTGCTGATCGTCGGCTCCACCGGCTCGGGCAAGTCGACCACGCTGGCGTCGATGATCGACTACCGCAACAGCAATATCTCGGGGCACATCCTCACCATCGAGGATCCGATCGAGTACCTGCACAAGCACAAAAAGTCGATCGTCAACCAGCGCGAAGTCGGCCTCGACACGCACGCCTTCCACAACGCGCTCAAGAACGCGATGCGTGAAGCACCGGACGTGATCCTGATCGGCGAAATCCTCGACGCGACCACGATGGAAGCGGCGATCGCCTTCGCCGAAACCGGTCACCTTTGCCTGGCCACGCTGCACTCCAACAACGCCGACCAGACGCTCGAGCGCATCCTCAACTTCTTCCCCGAGGCTGCGCACAAGAACGTGCTGATGAACCTGGCGCTGAACCTGCGCGCGGTGGTCAGCCAGCGCCTGGTGGTCGGCAGCGACGGCCGCCGCCTGCCGGCGTCGGAAGTGCTGATCAACACCCCGCACGTGCGCGACCTGATGCGCCGTGGCCAGGTGCACGAGATCAAGCAGGCGATGGAGGCTTCGCTGGAGGAAGGCATGGAGTCGTTCGACCAGTGCCTGTTCCGCCTCCACAAGGAAGGCCGGATCGACATGGAAGAAGCGCTCAAGGCCGCCGACTCGCGCGAAGGCCTGTCGCTGAAGTTCCGCCTGTCCGAAGGCGCCACGGGCGAACATGACCCGTACGCCGAGGTCTACGACGCGGTCACGCAGTAA
- a CDS encoding DUF4398 domain-containing protein yields MPPPTSELAAARQAVTRAEGADADQYAPQDLGVARNGLSQAQAAMSSGDEDAARRFALAAAADADLAYARSREAMATAELNQRKGEVTQLRQRLQGEQP; encoded by the coding sequence TTGCCGCCGCCGACCAGCGAGCTGGCCGCCGCCCGCCAGGCGGTGACCCGGGCCGAGGGCGCCGACGCCGATCAGTACGCCCCGCAGGACCTGGGGGTTGCCCGTAACGGCCTGTCCCAGGCCCAGGCGGCGATGAGCTCCGGCGACGAGGATGCGGCGCGCAGGTTCGCGCTGGCGGCCGCGGCCGATGCCGACCTGGCCTACGCCAGGAGCCGGGAGGCAATGGCCACGGCCGAGCTCAACCAGCGCAAGGGCGAAGTAACTCAATTGCGCCAGCGCCTGCAGGGAGAGCAGCCATGA
- a CDS encoding OmpA family protein translates to MSRLSVLGLALVVALAAVPAAAADNPDAARLSQRLTALDADPVLNPFAAYERLTARQAVDTLGQASSRERAAALYVAERRVQVAETIARSDAMQREIDRLDRERSELLVEASRQDAARARAETERLRLQAQMQAEEAERLRVQSEADAASLQDVETALKGVAGAQTARLNAARDREAKLAREEAELTTGGKLPSAKRDSRGEVFALSKDSFASGKATLSGNGDSTVRTVAAYAQASSSPAVKVEATGSDAKLAQRRADAVRDALVAGGLPAGKVQATGRSGKGDRVDVVVQSR, encoded by the coding sequence ATGAGCCGCCTGTCCGTGCTGGGCCTGGCCCTGGTCGTCGCCCTGGCCGCCGTGCCGGCCGCCGCCGCCGACAACCCCGACGCCGCCCGCCTGTCGCAGCGCCTGACCGCGCTCGATGCCGATCCGGTGCTCAACCCGTTTGCCGCCTACGAGCGGCTGACCGCCCGGCAGGCGGTCGACACCCTGGGCCAGGCCTCCAGTCGCGAACGCGCCGCCGCCCTGTACGTGGCCGAGCGCCGCGTCCAGGTCGCCGAAACGATCGCCCGCAGCGATGCGATGCAGCGCGAGATCGACCGGCTCGACCGCGAGCGCAGCGAACTGCTGGTGGAAGCCAGCCGCCAGGACGCCGCCCGCGCCCGAGCCGAGACCGAACGCCTGCGCCTGCAGGCGCAGATGCAGGCCGAGGAAGCCGAGCGCCTGCGGGTGCAGAGCGAAGCCGACGCTGCGTCGCTGCAGGACGTGGAGACCGCGCTCAAGGGCGTGGCCGGTGCCCAGACCGCGCGCCTCAACGCCGCCCGCGATCGCGAGGCCAAGCTGGCCCGTGAAGAGGCCGAGCTGACCACCGGCGGCAAGCTGCCCAGCGCCAAGCGCGACAGCCGCGGCGAGGTGTTCGCCTTGTCGAAGGACAGCTTTGCCTCGGGCAAGGCGACGCTGAGTGGCAACGGTGACAGCACCGTGCGGACCGTGGCCGCCTACGCGCAGGCGTCGTCGTCGCCGGCGGTGAAGGTCGAGGCCACTGGCAGTGACGCCAAACTGGCCCAGCGCCGGGCCGATGCGGTGCGCGATGCACTGGTCGCCGGCGGCCTCCCGGCCGGCAAGGTCCAGGCGACCGGTCGCAGCGGCAAGGGTGACCGGGTCGACGTCGTGGTGCAGTCCAGGTAA
- a CDS encoding YdcH family protein, giving the protein MFEERPQPEIDALMKSNPEFKQLYQRHKDLDKKVMDAELGVLPIDDMTLAQMKREKLAAKDRLVRLYDTQHH; this is encoded by the coding sequence ATGTTCGAAGAACGACCGCAGCCAGAGATCGACGCGCTGATGAAGAGCAACCCGGAATTCAAGCAGCTTTATCAGCGCCACAAGGATCTCGACAAGAAGGTGATGGACGCCGAACTGGGCGTGCTGCCTATCGATGACATGACGCTTGCGCAGATGAAGCGCGAAAAGCTGGCTGCGAAGGACCGCCTGGTCCGCCTGTACGACACCCAACATCACTGA
- a CDS encoding pyridoxal-phosphate dependent enzyme: MTIHQSVLELVGATPIIKAQRLDTGVCELFLKLESQNPGGSIKDRIGLSMIEAAEKAGRIKPGDTLVEGTAGNTGIGLALVAQQKGYKLILVVPDKMSREKIFNLKAMGAQVVLTRSDVAKGHPDYYQDLAERLARETPGAYFINQFGNPDNPAAHEFGTGPEILAQMVDVGGVDAVVFGCGSSGTMTGLSRCFAEKSPQTELVLADPVGSILEEYINRGTISEKSASWMVEGIGEDFLPPISDFTRVKKAYAITDKESFLTARELLEKEGILGGSSTGTLLAAALKYCREQTTPKKVLVFVCDTGNKYLSKMYNDYWMLDNGFLARQSSGDLRDLILRPYSQRDTVVVGPNDLLVTAYQRMKLYDVSQLPVMDGDNIVGIVDESDVLLHVYGDEARFRDPVSTAMVSKLDKIDVSSPIETLLPVFDRGHVAIVVDGEKFLGLITRIDLLNYLRRRVQ, from the coding sequence ATGACCATCCATCAATCCGTGCTCGAACTGGTCGGCGCCACGCCGATCATCAAGGCGCAGCGCCTGGACACCGGCGTCTGCGAGCTCTTCCTCAAGCTTGAATCGCAGAACCCCGGCGGGTCGATCAAGGACCGCATCGGCCTGTCGATGATCGAGGCGGCGGAGAAGGCCGGCCGCATCAAGCCTGGCGACACCCTGGTCGAAGGCACTGCCGGCAACACCGGCATCGGCCTGGCACTGGTCGCCCAGCAGAAGGGCTACAAGCTGATCCTGGTGGTCCCGGACAAGATGAGCCGGGAGAAGATCTTCAACCTCAAGGCGATGGGCGCCCAGGTCGTGCTGACCCGCTCGGATGTCGCCAAGGGCCACCCGGACTACTACCAGGACCTGGCCGAACGGCTGGCCCGCGAAACCCCCGGCGCGTACTTCATCAACCAGTTCGGCAATCCGGACAATCCGGCCGCACACGAGTTCGGCACCGGCCCGGAGATCCTGGCGCAGATGGTCGACGTCGGCGGTGTCGATGCGGTCGTGTTCGGCTGCGGCAGCTCGGGAACCATGACCGGCCTGTCGCGCTGCTTCGCCGAAAAGTCGCCGCAGACCGAACTGGTGCTGGCCGACCCGGTCGGCTCGATCCTCGAGGAGTACATCAACCGCGGCACGATCTCGGAGAAGTCGGCCAGCTGGATGGTCGAGGGCATCGGCGAGGACTTCCTGCCGCCGATCTCCGACTTCACCCGGGTCAAGAAGGCCTACGCGATCACCGACAAGGAGAGCTTCCTCACCGCGCGCGAGCTGCTGGAGAAGGAAGGCATCCTCGGCGGTTCCTCGACCGGCACGCTGCTGGCCGCGGCGCTGAAGTACTGCCGCGAGCAGACCACGCCGAAGAAGGTGCTGGTGTTCGTCTGCGACACCGGCAACAAGTACCTGTCGAAGATGTACAACGACTACTGGATGCTCGACAACGGCTTCCTCGCACGGCAGTCGAGCGGCGACCTGCGCGACCTGATCCTGCGCCCGTATTCGCAGCGCGACACGGTCGTGGTCGGTCCCAACGACCTGCTGGTCACCGCGTACCAGCGCATGAAGCTGTACGACGTTTCGCAGCTGCCGGTGATGGATGGCGACAACATCGTCGGCATCGTCGACGAGAGCGACGTGCTGCTGCACGTGTACGGCGATGAAGCGCGCTTCCGCGATCCGGTGTCGACGGCGATGGTGAGCAAGCTCGACAAGATCGACGTCAGTTCGCCGATCGAAACGCTGCTGCCGGTATTCGACCGCGGCCACGTCGCGATCGTCGTCGATGGCGAGAAGTTCCTCGGCCTGATCACCCGCATCGACCTGCTCAACTACCTGCGCCGGCGCGTGCAATGA